A stretch of the Papaver somniferum cultivar HN1 chromosome 6, ASM357369v1, whole genome shotgun sequence genome encodes the following:
- the LOC113290814 gene encoding uncharacterized protein LOC113290814 gives MIEQFICTVATFILLNGALGEVYLPQRGLRQGDLLFTYLFILIMEYFSRSLNQLKSKLLHGFKPTKTCLSISHLFFVDDCLIFIKARNRDARNLVSIIDQFSKYSGHAVKFENSVIAFSSKVPNNVKIDIVNILQIRRMALLEKYLGVSLLLQKSKTDSFNHLVENYKGRLDPWKSKYIAQPGKFVLNQTVIGSMTITNLLFSKWHRVSSMILIPFKGIFGGGNNKVVKAGQMWPC, from the coding sequence ATGATAGAACAATTCATTTGTACTGTTGCCACTTTTATATTGCTTAATGGTGCACTTGGAGAGGTTTATTTACCCCAAAGAGGTTTGAGACAAGGTGATCTCTTGTTTActtatttgtttattttgatcATGGAATATTTTTCAAGATCTCTGAATCAGCTGAAAAGTAAGCTTCTTCATGGTTTCAAACCAACTAAAACTTGTCTCTCTATTTCACACTTATTCTTTGTTGATGACTGTTTGATTTTTATAAAAGCTAGAAATAGAGATGCTAGAAATTTAGTTTCTATAATTGATCAGTTTAGTAAATACTCTGGACATGCTGTAAAGTTTGAAAATTCTGTTATTGCTTTCAGTTCTAAAGTGCCTAATAATGTTAAAATCGATATTGTAAATATCTTACAAATTAGAAGGATGGCTTTGCTGGAAAAGTACCTTGGAGTTTCACTGCTTTTGCAAAAGAGTAAAactgactcttttaatcatcttgtGGAAAATTATAAAGGTAGACTTGATCCTTGGAAATCGAAGTATATTGCTCAACCAGGTAAATTTGTTCTTAATCAAACTGTTATAGGAAGCATGACAATCACCAATTTGTTGTTTTCCAAATGGCACAGAGTATCATCTATGATATTGATTCCATtcaaagggatttttggtggggGAAACAACAAAGTGGTAAAGGCTGGTCAGATGTGGCCTTGCTAA